From the Oikeobacillus pervagus genome, the window AAATCAAGCTGGATCATTAGTGGAACCTGATCGCTTACGTTTTGATTTTTCCCATTTCGGTCAAATTCAGTCGGAAGAGCTCGAACAAATTGAATCAATCGTCAATAAGAAAATTTGGGATAGTCTTCCTGTGCGAACTGATCTTAAAAATCTCGAAGAAGCAAAGGCAATGGGGGCTATGGCATTATTCGGTGAGAAGTATGGAGAGGTTGTCCGAGTTGTATCGGTCGGTGATTATAGTCTGGAACTTTGTGGGGGATGTCATGTTCCAAACTCAGCTGTCATTGGATTGTTTAAAATCATTTCCGAAAGTGGAATCGGCGCTGGAACTCGACGGATCGAAGCGGTTACTGGAGAAGCTGCCTATCATTTATTAAATTCACAAGTATCTTTATTAAAAGAAGCAGCTTCGAAATTAAAAACAAATCCAAAAGATATTGTCTCAAAAGTAGATTCCTTGCATTCTGAACTAAAAGAATTACAACGGGAAAATGAATCACTTTCTGTAAAATTGTCAAATATAGAAGCGGGAAGTCTTTTAGATCAAGTAAGAGAAATTAATGGGATAAACGTGCTTTCTGTTAAAGTTCAAGCAAGTGATATGAACAATTTACGAAACATGGCGGATGAATTAAAACAGAAGATAGAATCAGGGATTATTGTTCTTGCAACTACTCAACAAGAGAAAGTGAATCTTATTGCTGTTGTAACAAAAGATTTAGTGGACAAGGGATATCATGCTGGAAAGATTGTCAAGGAGGTTGCTTCCATTTGTGGTGGAGGCGGCGGTGGTCGCCCGGATATGGCGCAAGCTGGAGGGAAAAATCCATCAAAAGTGGATGAAGCGATTAAATTTGTATTTGAATTAGTGAAAAATTTTTGATTCTAAAAGTAAATGATGTACAATGGTTAATATAGAAACGTAGCAGGTGTATTTTCCAAAAAAAGCCTAAAGTGAGGTGCTTAAATTGAGCTCAATGGATCAAACTATGCGGTTTAACTTTTCAGAAGAGCCGTTTGAACAAGACGTTAAAGAAGTTCTCTTCCAAGTATATGGGGCTCTTCAAGAAAAAGGCTATAATCCGATTAATCAGATTGTCGGATATTTATTATCAGGAGACCCTGCTTATATTCCACGACATAAAGATGCAAGAAATATCATTCGCAAGTTAGAGCGCGATGAAATTATTGAAGAACTTGTCAAAACTTATTTAATGCAACAGCGAGAGGATAAAACAAAATGAGAACAATGGGCTTAGACGTAGGCTCGAAAACGGTTGGTGTCGCTGTCAGTGACGAACTAGGCTGGACAGCTCAAGGAATAGAGACAATCAAGATCAATGAAGAAAAAAATGTCTTTGGCTTTGATCGAATAAAAGAGCTTGTCAATGAATATGAAATCGAGAAATTTGTAGTAGGTTTTCCTAAAAATATGAATAATACGGTTGGTCCAAGAGGAGAAGCCTCACAAGCATACGCTAAAAAGCTAGAAGAATTATTCCACTTGCCAGTTCATTTATGGGACGAGCGATTAAGTACAATGGCGGCAGAAAGAGTATTACTTGAAGCCGATGTTAGTCGTAAAAAAAGAAAAAAAGTAATTGACAAAATGGCGGCCGTGATGATTTTACAAGGTTATTTGGACAGCCAAAAATAATGAGGTGAAAAGCAATGGAACATGGTGAAAAAAATATTACAGTAATTGATGAGGATGGAAACGAACAACTGTGTGAAATATTATTCACATTTGATTCAGAAGAGTTTAAAAAATCTTATGTGTTATACTATGCTGTTGGTGCAGAAGAAGATGAAAATGACGAAATTGAAATTCATGCCTCAGCATTTATTCCAGGGGAAGAAGGACAAGAAGGGGAACTTCAACCAATTGAAACGGATGAAGAATGGGATGTAATTGAGGAAACGCTGAATACCTTTTTAGATAAAGAGGAAAACGAAGCATAATGATTGTAGGCTTACGTGCATTATAAATTTCAATTGACCGATCCTAATTATGGGGTCGGTCTATTTTCATTTGGAGAAAATATAGTATAATGATGAAGATACTGAAAACATCCCGTTTTTCGTCGAAAGGGGAAAGGTAATGTCGAATAGCATTCATTTTAATGGAAGAAAAAGAACATTGAAAGCCATTTTAATCTTACTGGTAGCTTTTTCAATCGTCATAGGAGGTGGTGCTTTTGCACTATATTCCTATATGGAAAAATCATTAGAACCAGTAGATCCTCATAACCATCAACCACGAATCATTACAATTAAACCTGGTTCAAGTGTTACTCAAATTGCTGAACAACTGAAGAAGAATGATCTTATAAAAAGTCCAACATTATTTAAATATTATGTGAAATATAAGAATCATACTGGTTTACAAGCCGGAACTTATGAATTTACACCAGCAATGGAGATTGAGGATATTATTAAAGGGCTAAAATCAGGAAATACATTGGAAAACGCAGCGATTACGTTAGTGATTCCTGAAGGATCACAGTTAAAAGAGATTGTAGCAATTATTGGTGAGAATTCTGACCATAAAGAAGAAATTGTGTGGAAGAAATTAAATGACAGGTCTTATATTGAAAAGCTGATTCAAAAATATCCAGACCTTTTAACAAAGGATTTATTAAATCAAAATATTAAATATCCACTTGAGGGTTATTTATATCCAGCAACCTATGCATTTCATGATCCAAAAATTAAATTAGAAGTGATCATTGAGCGTATGATTAAAAAAACAGAAAAAGTTCTTTCACAATATAAAGGGGCTATGGCCGCTAAAAACTTATCTACTCATCAATTATTAACGATGGCATCCTTAATAGAGGAAGAAGCAACCGAAAAAGCAGACCGCAAGAAAATTTCGAGTGTTTTCTATAACCGCCTAGACAAGAATATGCCCTTACAAACCGATCCAACTGTCCTATATGCATTAGGAAGTCATAAAAAGCGTGTGATTTACGATGATTTAAAGGTTAAATCCCCTTATAATACGTATAATGTAAAAGGTTTGCCACCAGGCCCGATTGCAAACAGTGGAGTTTCCTCCATCGAAGCAGCAATAAATCCTGAACAAACAGATTTTCTGTACTTTTTAGCTTCACCTGCAGGCGATGTTTATTATTCCAAAACATTAAAAGAGCATAACCAGTTTAAAGAAAAATATATTACAAATTACTACGAAGGGAAAAAGCAGTAAAGGGGGAAAGTTCGCTTTTCTCCTTTTTTGTGATACAATATAAAAAGCATTTTTGCAAGAAACTTAAACATTTTTCAAGTAGAAAGCTTATTTCGAGCTTTCTTCTTTTTCTTGTAACCAAGTAAACCTTACATGATTGGGATTCACTATATTTAGAAATGGGGATGCAAGATGAACGATGAGCTCCATCATTATATTGACTCGTTATTACCTGGGCGGGATTCGTTCATAACGGACATGGAAAAGTTCGCGAAGGATAACGGGGTTCCGATTATGGAAACGGTCGGAATAGAAGCATTGCTACAATTTTTGCGTATTCAACAACCAAACAATATTCTCGAAAT encodes:
- a CDS encoding IreB family regulatory phosphoprotein; translation: MSSMDQTMRFNFSEEPFEQDVKEVLFQVYGALQEKGYNPINQIVGYLLSGDPAYIPRHKDARNIIRKLERDEIIEELVKTYLMQQREDKTK
- the ruvX gene encoding Holliday junction resolvase RuvX translates to MRTMGLDVGSKTVGVAVSDELGWTAQGIETIKINEEKNVFGFDRIKELVNEYEIEKFVVGFPKNMNNTVGPRGEASQAYAKKLEELFHLPVHLWDERLSTMAAERVLLEADVSRKKRKKVIDKMAAVMILQGYLDSQK
- a CDS encoding DUF1292 domain-containing protein, producing the protein MEHGEKNITVIDEDGNEQLCEILFTFDSEEFKKSYVLYYAVGAEEDENDEIEIHASAFIPGEEGQEGELQPIETDEEWDVIEETLNTFLDKEENEA
- the mltG gene encoding endolytic transglycosylase MltG; this translates as MSNSIHFNGRKRTLKAILILLVAFSIVIGGGAFALYSYMEKSLEPVDPHNHQPRIITIKPGSSVTQIAEQLKKNDLIKSPTLFKYYVKYKNHTGLQAGTYEFTPAMEIEDIIKGLKSGNTLENAAITLVIPEGSQLKEIVAIIGENSDHKEEIVWKKLNDRSYIEKLIQKYPDLLTKDLLNQNIKYPLEGYLYPATYAFHDPKIKLEVIIERMIKKTEKVLSQYKGAMAAKNLSTHQLLTMASLIEEEATEKADRKKISSVFYNRLDKNMPLQTDPTVLYALGSHKKRVIYDDLKVKSPYNTYNVKGLPPGPIANSGVSSIEAAINPEQTDFLYFLASPAGDVYYSKTLKEHNQFKEKYITNYYEGKKQ